A region from the Clostridiisalibacter paucivorans DSM 22131 genome encodes:
- a CDS encoding tRNA 2-thiocytidine biosynthesis TtcA family protein, whose protein sequence is MKRVLGAIRKAVEEYNLIEEGDRVAVGVSGGKDSMILLHALKLFQRFSPVKYDLEAITVSLGFKDFDLNPIKEFCKTIDVPYTIEETQIAEIIFDIRKEKNPCSLCAKMRRGVLHNSMKKRGLNVLALGHHSDDAIETLFISMFYSGRLATFSPKTYLSRKDIYAIRPMIYVTEAQIIGAMRKHNIPIVESPCPMDKNTKREEVKQLMKKIYKDIPDARDRIITSIKNKDQLNLWF, encoded by the coding sequence TTGAAAAGAGTATTAGGTGCTATAAGAAAAGCTGTAGAAGAATATAATCTAATAGAAGAAGGTGATAGGGTTGCTGTAGGTGTTTCAGGAGGAAAAGATAGTATGATTTTACTCCACGCTTTAAAACTTTTTCAGCGATTTAGCCCTGTTAAGTATGATTTAGAAGCTATTACTGTTAGTTTAGGATTTAAAGATTTTGACTTAAATCCTATTAAAGAATTTTGTAAAACTATAGATGTTCCTTATACCATAGAAGAAACACAGATTGCCGAAATAATATTTGATATTAGAAAAGAAAAAAATCCATGTTCCCTATGTGCTAAAATGCGTAGAGGCGTCCTTCATAACTCTATGAAGAAAAGGGGACTCAATGTTTTGGCATTGGGACATCATAGTGATGATGCTATAGAGACATTATTTATTAGTATGTTTTATTCAGGTAGATTGGCTACTTTTTCTCCTAAAACCTATTTATCTAGAAAAGATATCTATGCCATACGACCGATGATATATGTCACAGAGGCTCAAATAATAGGTGCAATGAGAAAACACAATATACCAATAGTAGAAAGCCCCTGCCCGATGGACAAGAATACAAAACGAGAAGAGGTAAAGCAACTTATGAAAAAAATATACAAAGACATCCCCGATGCACGAGATAGGATAATCACATCTATAAAAAATAAAGACCAGTTAAATTTATGGTTTTAG
- a CDS encoding aspartyl-phosphate phosphatase Spo0E family protein has protein sequence MYNKNNFTNLNDEIEEIRDKLNESISLGEDPNKILKISQQLDKLLSLYYRKKNNQVK, from the coding sequence ATGTATAATAAAAATAACTTTACAAATTTAAATGATGAAATTGAAGAGATTAGGGACAAGCTCAATGAATCTATTTCATTAGGAGAAGATCCTAACAAGATACTAAAGATAAGTCAACAATTAGACAAACTTCTTTCATTATATTATCGTAAAAAAAATAATCAAGTTAAATAA
- a CDS encoding S-layer homology domain-containing protein, which produces MLSVFIIAMILIMPITNITVASQKQRVNPSRKELEKRIEEIARKRGIPSVLLKAIARVESVYKHFNTDGTVFTGSRGSIGLMQIHNRGAGFDTNKLKYDIDYNIDAGAEMLLRKWNVAVDKLPDVGNMDPNVLENWYFALWAYNGWAKSNNPNMRLKKYTYPELIQKILKEEYNQDITLIPPKWLPKSGLPDKSTKYNTPNPIHKGDIEFYKPGDTVKVDVNTTLMVRNNPGGASIGKFSNGAILDVLEGPKLNKGYYYYKVKKSSGNMTGWVAGNWIEKAEDVVSKPPEVSNENLPFEDIADSWSKEYIVYLNNHDIVKPREQNFNPDMYISREELCDILARALKLEAENYALIYDDVDEISPWALESVKALDKSGYIYGFVDNKFRPEHYVTREEMAVILTRIMGKRDVQYELPLKDAVLIEESAMDSVKNVYDRGLMKGDSDGLFNPKEKLTKAETCKIVYELLNKKS; this is translated from the coding sequence ATGTTATCTGTTTTTATAATTGCAATGATACTAATAATGCCCATAACTAATATAACAGTAGCATCTCAAAAACAGAGGGTAAATCCATCTAGGAAGGAATTAGAGAAAAGGATTGAAGAGATAGCTAGAAAGAGGGGGATACCTTCAGTATTGCTTAAGGCTATTGCCAGAGTGGAAAGTGTATATAAACATTTCAATACTGATGGTACCGTATTCACTGGAAGTAGGGGTAGCATAGGTCTTATGCAAATACATAATAGGGGAGCTGGATTTGATACTAATAAATTAAAATATGACATAGACTACAACATAGATGCTGGTGCAGAGATGCTTTTAAGAAAATGGAATGTGGCAGTGGACAAGCTACCAGATGTAGGAAATATGGACCCAAATGTATTAGAAAATTGGTACTTTGCGTTATGGGCATATAATGGATGGGCAAAGAGTAATAATCCAAATATGAGATTAAAAAAGTACACATATCCAGAGCTTATTCAAAAGATATTAAAGGAAGAGTATAATCAGGATATTACGTTGATTCCACCAAAATGGTTGCCAAAAAGTGGACTACCTGATAAAAGCACCAAATATAATACTCCAAACCCTATCCATAAAGGAGATATAGAGTTTTATAAACCAGGAGATACAGTAAAAGTTGATGTCAATACTACATTGATGGTTAGAAATAATCCTGGTGGCGCTTCTATAGGAAAATTTAGTAATGGAGCTATACTAGATGTGCTGGAAGGACCTAAATTAAATAAAGGATATTATTATTATAAGGTAAAGAAGAGTTCTGGAAATATGACAGGATGGGTAGCTGGTAATTGGATAGAAAAGGCAGAAGATGTAGTAAGTAAACCACCTGAAGTATCCAATGAAAATCTACCATTTGAAGATATAGCAGATTCGTGGTCAAAGGAATATATAGTATATCTTAATAATCATGACATAGTTAAGCCTAGAGAACAGAATTTTAATCCAGATATGTATATAAGTAGAGAAGAACTTTGTGATATATTGGCTAGGGCCTTAAAATTAGAAGCAGAAAATTATGCCCTAATATATGATGATGTAGACGAAATAAGTCCTTGGGCATTGGAGTCTGTAAAGGCATTGGACAAGTCAGGATATATATATGGATTTGTTGACAATAAATTCAGACCTGAACACTATGTAACTAGGGAAGAAATGGCCGTTATATTGACTAGAATTATGGGTAAAAGGGATGTCCAGTATGAGTTACCATTAAAAGATGCTGTATTGATAGAAGAGAGTGCGATGGATTCAGTAAAAAATGTCTATGATAGGGGATTGATGAAAGGGGATAGCGATGGACTCTTTAATCCTAAGGAAAAATTGACAAAGGCTGAAACTTGTAAGATAGTATATGAGTTACTGAACAAAAAAAGTTAG
- a CDS encoding phosphodiester glycosidase family protein, translating into MNRFIKKIIVGTVATSVFFSSFSVGWAVDFGKAFLIHEDTSIEKITSSVTYEHIRRFTSEGWININVVRADLTDKYTDVIPLFSKNGLSSRGRISQMVKDSQAVAGINGDFFATYHKSSPLGTMISNGDMLASPMSNVQDLPVLSISENKFANIDIWQWNMEVITQNGTPITVYSLNKDAKVYGEVRMFNKYWGEKTLGNTFFNDMAEVIIEDGIVTDIRVGQEPTDMPEDGFVLVGRDNAKDLLLNSFNIGDEAMLNITTSPNFEEISAAIGGGSLLVKNGQMTEFAINIKGNHPRTAAGITQNKDTLIMVTVDGRHKSFKGVSQETMAQIMIDLGAYDAINLDGGGSTTMAIAPKDKDEPIVVNHPSDGNQRSVINGLGVYSSAPQRDLDYIEIITKDTNVFPDTSREFFIKGYDKYNNPVAVDIEDVDFDIDGIEGEFNENILIPKESGEATVTARYKGEKNELDITVLNPVNEIVIEEDQIHLDTDSEVDLSKIFDDIYGINNDGFMSKISPKDIKWEISGDIGDIEDGILYTNKEPSSGALTAYIGQGVKNVLASIGYKEFSLEGFEDISKLDFSSYPDTVTGKITLDREDKEGSSSAKLMYDFTTTDDTRAAYLNFGEQGLPINSVPDKLGMWVYGNNSNHWVRGKIKDSKNKSYNIDFAQRVDWEGWKWITANIPSNISGPITLDKIYVVETSPINKDIGHILFDDLKALYHTEFDMMVLPEETSIKDQKNRHVELEEGGLKFTIFNHINNTDNLLKHQINNKISKILNDDKVAFTFSPLNDILLEDKNTNIVPITNGSKAFSHGDSVFMQLDDSNGGIRNTDAQQWLWLKNYLYNSNEKNVVILMPEPIFGSNGFSDDLEADLFHRVLKDFLNFDKEIWVIYGGNKTKVNLKDGIRYMEIDKGSLGNDLNIDNISYMEFTINGEEITYEILPLFPEKESK; encoded by the coding sequence ATGAATAGATTCATTAAAAAAATTATAGTTGGTACTGTTGCCACATCTGTTTTTTTCTCAAGTTTTAGTGTTGGATGGGCTGTAGACTTTGGAAAAGCCTTTTTAATCCATGAGGATACTTCCATAGAAAAAATAACTAGTTCAGTAACCTATGAACATATACGAAGATTTACATCTGAAGGTTGGATAAATATAAATGTGGTACGAGCTGATTTAACTGATAAATATACAGATGTAATCCCACTATTTAGTAAAAATGGACTTTCCTCTAGAGGAAGAATATCTCAAATGGTTAAAGATTCCCAAGCAGTAGCTGGAATAAATGGAGACTTTTTCGCTACATATCATAAGTCTTCTCCACTGGGCACTATGATTTCTAACGGAGATATGCTGGCGTCACCAATGAGCAATGTCCAAGATTTGCCTGTGTTATCTATATCTGAAAATAAATTTGCCAATATAGATATATGGCAATGGAATATGGAGGTTATCACTCAAAATGGAACTCCTATAACTGTATACTCTTTAAATAAAGATGCAAAGGTCTATGGAGAAGTAAGGATGTTTAATAAATATTGGGGAGAAAAGACATTGGGAAATACTTTCTTCAATGATATGGCTGAAGTCATAATAGAAGATGGCATAGTTACTGATATAAGAGTAGGACAAGAACCTACAGATATGCCTGAGGATGGTTTTGTATTAGTAGGAAGGGATAATGCAAAGGACCTTTTATTAAATAGTTTTAACATAGGAGATGAAGCAATGCTCAATATAACAACGTCTCCCAATTTTGAAGAAATTTCAGCAGCCATAGGTGGAGGCTCCCTATTAGTTAAAAATGGACAGATGACAGAATTTGCTATAAATATAAAGGGTAACCACCCCAGAACAGCTGCAGGAATTACACAAAATAAAGACACACTTATTATGGTTACTGTGGATGGACGACATAAATCATTTAAAGGTGTAAGTCAAGAAACTATGGCACAAATAATGATAGACTTAGGTGCATATGATGCTATAAATCTAGATGGAGGAGGCTCTACTACTATGGCTATAGCTCCAAAAGATAAAGATGAGCCCATTGTAGTTAATCATCCCTCCGATGGTAATCAGAGATCTGTCATAAATGGTCTAGGGGTATATTCAAGTGCACCACAAAGAGATTTAGATTATATAGAAATAATAACTAAAGATACAAATGTTTTTCCAGACACTTCAAGGGAATTTTTCATAAAGGGATATGATAAATATAATAATCCTGTAGCAGTAGATATAGAAGATGTAGATTTTGATATTGATGGTATTGAAGGAGAGTTTAATGAAAATATATTGATACCAAAGGAATCAGGAGAAGCTACAGTAACTGCCCGATATAAAGGAGAAAAGAATGAACTAGATATAACAGTATTAAATCCGGTAAACGAAATCGTCATAGAAGAAGATCAAATCCACCTAGACACTGATTCAGAAGTAGATTTATCTAAGATATTTGATGATATCTATGGTATAAATAATGATGGATTCATGTCTAAAATATCTCCTAAAGATATAAAATGGGAGATATCAGGTGATATAGGTGATATAGAAGACGGTATCCTCTACACCAATAAAGAACCCTCTTCTGGTGCATTGACCGCATATATTGGACAAGGAGTAAAAAATGTACTGGCTTCAATAGGTTACAAAGAGTTCTCATTGGAAGGTTTTGAAGATATATCTAAACTTGATTTTAGTTCTTATCCAGATACTGTGACAGGTAAAATAACCTTAGATAGAGAAGATAAAGAAGGTTCATCGTCAGCTAAACTGATGTATGACTTTACTACTACTGATGACACTAGAGCCGCATATTTAAATTTTGGCGAACAAGGTTTACCCATAAACTCTGTGCCAGATAAACTTGGCATGTGGGTATATGGTAATAATAGTAACCATTGGGTCAGAGGAAAAATAAAGGACAGCAAAAACAAAAGTTATAATATAGATTTTGCCCAAAGAGTAGACTGGGAAGGATGGAAGTGGATAACAGCAAATATCCCATCAAATATATCTGGTCCCATAACTTTAGACAAGATATATGTAGTAGAAACTAGTCCTATAAATAAAGATATTGGTCACATATTATTTGATGATTTAAAAGCACTTTATCATACAGAATTTGATATGATGGTTCTTCCAGAAGAAACATCTATAAAAGATCAAAAAAATAGACATGTAGAGCTAGAAGAAGGTGGTCTTAAATTCACTATATTTAACCATATCAACAATACAGATAATCTACTAAAACACCAAATAAATAATAAGATTTCAAAAATATTAAATGATGATAAAGTAGCATTTACCTTTAGTCCATTAAATGATATATTACTAGAGGATAAAAATACAAATATTGTCCCTATAACCAATGGATCTAAAGCATTTAGCCATGGTGATTCCGTATTTATGCAATTAGATGATAGTAATGGAGGCATAAGAAATACAGATGCTCAACAATGGTTGTGGCTTAAAAACTATCTCTATAATTCTAATGAGAAAAATGTAGTGATACTTATGCCTGAACCTATATTTGGAAGTAATGGTTTTTCAGACGATTTAGAAGCCGATTTATTCCACAGAGTTTTAAAAGATTTCTTGAACTTTGACAAAGAAATATGGGTAATATATGGAGGAAACAAGACTAAAGTTAATCTAAAAGATGGTATAAGGTATATGGAAATAGACAAAGGAAGTCTAGGAAATGATTTAAACATTGACAATATTTCTTATATGGAATTCACAATTAATGGAGAAGAAATTACTTATGAAATATTACCTCTTTTCCCTGAAAAAGAGTCAAAATAA
- a CDS encoding sugar phosphate isomerase/epimerase family protein: protein MNQQLGISVHNVGLDYIAKKNFKRVQLCHNFSSTKDITSLLKLSRKSSIKVGCYAPIFHQFDPTTTYYLHSNKRLRDAAFDILEENLRMVKGMPTDHMIVKLISKDMDKKLKGDQIKKMAMEGSDRLQLLGEKYNIPIFLEYSGYDDRLYKPEDWKDLVEKHDMLGLCLDTGNLHLSCKLNGMKYCESLSKIISEVKVVHLWNTRGLEDIMKYGKIPVHPEQSKEEGWIDIESTIRIVLEHDKNTPIVFRSDFKYNGFEYGQEGIDWVNGIIEKIVNE, encoded by the coding sequence TTGAATCAGCAACTGGGTATATCTGTTCATAATGTGGGGTTGGATTATATTGCTAAGAAGAATTTTAAAAGGGTGCAATTATGTCATAACTTTTCCAGTACTAAAGATATAACTTCTTTATTGAAGCTTTCTAGAAAAAGTTCTATAAAAGTGGGTTGTTATGCCCCAATATTTCATCAGTTTGATCCTACTACTACCTATTATTTACATAGTAATAAAAGGTTAAGAGATGCAGCTTTTGATATATTGGAAGAAAATTTGAGAATGGTTAAAGGTATGCCCACAGATCATATGATAGTAAAACTCATATCTAAAGATATGGACAAAAAATTAAAGGGAGATCAAATAAAAAAAATGGCAATGGAAGGCAGTGACAGGCTTCAGTTGCTAGGGGAAAAGTATAATATACCTATCTTTTTAGAGTATTCAGGATATGATGATAGGTTGTATAAGCCAGAGGACTGGAAGGATCTAGTTGAAAAGCATGATATGTTAGGATTGTGTCTAGATACGGGGAATTTGCATTTATCATGTAAATTGAATGGGATGAAGTATTGTGAGTCTCTGTCTAAAATAATTTCTGAAGTAAAAGTTGTACACCTATGGAATACTAGGGGATTGGAAGATATAATGAAATACGGTAAAATACCTGTTCATCCAGAACAGAGTAAAGAAGAAGGATGGATTGATATAGAGAGTACAATAAGGATTGTACTTGAACATGATAAAAATACACCCATAGTGTTTAGGTCTGATTTTAAATACAATGGATTTGAATATGGTCAAGAGGGAATTGACTGGGTGAATGGAATTATAGAAAAAATTGTAAATGAATAG